The following proteins are encoded in a genomic region of Kineosporia corallincola:
- a CDS encoding SAF domain-containing protein — protein MGSLVLCAAVAVVVGGLLQRAGQKEPVLVLARRVPASVEITRADLTTVAVAGDVSSIPAQRMGEVLGRRAAYMLEAGAILQTQALLPASATGEAEASVGISVAAGLAPEGLEVGDRVQILELPDDENSPADAGLVERAEALVDDVLIVGVREDPSQSGDLVVTLRVAKGVAGALLVASSRDRVGLVKVGP, from the coding sequence GTGGGGTCGCTGGTGTTGTGTGCGGCGGTCGCGGTGGTGGTCGGCGGGCTGTTGCAGCGTGCGGGGCAGAAGGAACCGGTGCTGGTGCTGGCCCGGCGGGTGCCGGCGTCGGTGGAGATCACCCGCGCTGATCTGACGACTGTTGCTGTGGCCGGTGATGTTTCGTCGATTCCCGCGCAGCGGATGGGTGAGGTGCTGGGGCGCCGTGCCGCGTACATGCTGGAGGCGGGGGCGATCTTGCAGACGCAGGCGTTGTTGCCGGCCTCGGCGACGGGTGAGGCCGAGGCGAGTGTGGGGATTTCCGTGGCGGCCGGTCTGGCGCCTGAAGGGCTCGAGGTCGGGGACCGGGTGCAGATCCTGGAGCTTCCGGATGACGAGAACTCCCCAGCGGATGCTGGTTTGGTTGAGCGGGCCGAGGCGCTGGTGGATGACGTGCTGATCGTCGGTGTGCGGGAGGACCCGTCTCAGTCCGGTGATCTGGTGGTGACTTTGCGGGTCGCGAAGGGCGTGGCGGGGGCGCTGCTGGTGGCCAGCAGCCGTGATCGGGTGGGTCTGGTGAAGGTCGGTCCTTGA